A stretch of the Lactuca sativa cultivar Salinas chromosome 9, Lsat_Salinas_v11, whole genome shotgun sequence genome encodes the following:
- the LOC111881215 gene encoding uncharacterized protein LOC111881215: MENHDMIVGSRPDISSLQNQLRHEQNFVGRQNQNHTSELGQTQNLKHETELGENNNHRITLTQHHDHDHDHDHELLLDHEIATMSHPHNHGNEATTEFDDTNQQHDNNQYNDGVTNPDSQLVLSDQCHEMGLSNDHGLPVVDNNHELVVHQNTADMGVVVPLPLSFHRPDLVLTTPVIQSRTVAPPNYELMVGQEFPDVASCRRALRHTAIALHFEIQTVKSDKTRFTAKCASEGCPWRIHAAKLPGVPTFTIRTIHSEHNCGGIAHLGHQQASVDWVANTVEQRLKENPQCKPKEILEEIHRVHGITLSYKQAWRGKERIMAALRGSFEEDYRLLPQYCDQIRSTNPDSIASVYVNPSDNCFQRLFISFQASIHGFLNACRPLIGLDRTVLKSKYLGTLLLATGFDGDGALFPLAFGVVDEENQDNWMWFLLELHNLLEINTENMPRLTILSDRQKNIVEGVDKNFPTAFHGFCMRHLSESFRKEFNNTMLVNHLWDAANALTIMEFEQKILEIEEVSQEAAYWIRRVPARLWATAYFEGTRFGHLTANIVESLNVWILEASGLPIIQMMECIRRQLMMWFNERREASMQWTSILVPTAERRVSEAIDRARTYQVLRANEAEFEVISHEGTNIVDIRNRRCLCRGWQLYGLPCAHAVAALLSCRQNVHRFTESCFTVASYRKAYSQTIHPVPDKTLWKEMGSSQIGEGSSGNNVMDIIINPPKSIRPPGRPRKRRVRSEDRGSVKRIVHCSRCNQTGHFRTTCSAPI; encoded by the coding sequence ATGGAAAACCATGACATGATTGTTGGATCAAGGCCAGACATATCATCCCTTCAGAACCAATTAAGACATGAACAGAATTTCGTGGGCAGACAGAATCAGAATCATACCTCTGAACTGGGACAGACACAGAACCTCAAGCATGAGACTGAATTAGGAGAGAACAATAATCATCGCATAACTCTAACACAACACCATGATCATGATCATGATCATGATCATGAACTACTTCTAGACCATGAAATTGCAACCATGTCACATCCACATAATCATGGAAACGAAGCCACAACCGAATTCGATGACACCAATCAACAACACGACAACAACCAATACAACGATGGTGTCACAAATCCCGATTCCCAATTAGTCCTTTCAGATCAATGTCACGAGATGGGTTTATCCAACGATCACGGATTACCCGTTGTAGATAACAACCACGAGCTTGTGGTACACCAGAACACTGCTGACATGGGCGTAGTAGTACCTCTTCCTCTATCTTTTCACAGACCCGATCTCGTCCTTACAACTCCAGTAATCCAAAGCCGAACAGTGGCTCCTCCAAACTACGAATTAATGGTGGGTCAAGAGTTTCCAGATGTCGCCAGCTGTCGTAGGGCTTTAAGACACACTGCAATCGCTCTTCATTTTGAGATACAAACTGTTAAATCTGACAAGACACGCTTCACTGCTAAATGTGCAAGCGAAGGGTGTCCTTGGAGAATCCATGCTGCTAAATTGCCAGGTGTACCAACTTTCACAATCAGAACAATCCACTCGGAACATAACTGTGGTGGAATCGCGCATCTTGGACACCAACAAGCTTCGGTTGACTGGGTTGCGAATACAGTAGAACAACGCCTCAAAGAAAATCCACAATGCAAACCGAAAGAGATTCTAGAAGAGATCCACCGTGTTCATGGAATCACATTATCGTACAAACAAGCGTGGAGAGGTAAAGAACGGATCATGGCAGCTTTACGTGGTTCGTTTGAAGAAGATTACCGATTACTCCCTCAGTATTGTGATCAGATTAGAAGCACGAATCCCGATAGTATCGCGTCTGTTTACGTGAATCCTTCTGACAACTGTTTTCAGCGGCTTTTTATCTCTTTTCAAGCTTCGATACACGGGTTTTTGAACGCGTGTAGACCGCTTATCGGGCTGGATAGAACCGTTTTGAAAAGCAAGTACCTGGGGACTTTGCTTTTAGCTACTGGGTTTGATGGAGATGGTGCTCTGTTTCCTTTAGCATTTGgtgttgttgatgaagaaaaccAAGACAACTGGATGTGGTTCCTTTTGGAGCTTCATAACTTGTTAGAAATCAACACCGAAAACATGCCGAGGCTTACGATTTTGTCAGACAGACAGAAGAATATCGTGGAAGGGGTGGACAAAAACTTCCCAACCGCTTTCCACGGGTTCTGCATGCGCCACCTCAGCGAAAGCTTCCGGaaggagttcaacaacacgatgCTGGTGAACCATCTTTGGGATGCAGCCAACGCGCTTACAATCATGGAATTCGAACAGAAAATCCTGGAAATCGAAGAGGTGTCGCAAGAAGCGGCGTACTGGATCCGACGCGTTCCGGCCCGGTTGTGGGCCACCGCGTATTTCGAAGGGACGCGGTTCGGCCACCTGACGGCAAACATCGTGGAATCGTTGAATGTATGGATTCTAGAAGCTTCCGGACTCCCGATCATCCAAATGATGGAATGCATCCGTAGACAGCTGATGATGTGGTTCAACGAGAGGCGTGAAGCCAGCATGCAGTGGACTTCGATTCTGGTCCCGACGGCGGAAAGACGGGTGTCGGAAGCGATTGATCGCGCGCGGACTTATCAGGTGTTGAGAGCGAACGAAGCGGAGTTTGAGGTGATATCGCATGAAGGGACGAATATCGTTGATATAAGAAACCGGAGGTGTTTGTGTCGGGGGTGGCAGCTTTATGGGCTTCCGTGTGCACATGCGGTGGCGGCTTTGCTGTCGTGTAGGCAGAATGTTCATAGGTTTACTGAGAGTTGTTTTACGGTTGCTAGTTATAGGAAGGCGTATTCTCAAACGATACATCCGGTTCCTGATAAGACATTGTGGAAGGAAATGGGGTCTTCACAAATAGGGGAAGGGAGTAGTGGTAATAATGTtatggatattattattaaccCTCCCAAGTCCATTAGACCACCGGGGAGGCCCAGGAAGAGGAGGGTTAGGTCCGAGGATCGAGGCTCCGTCAAACGGATCGTGCATTGTAGTCGGTGTAATCAAACCGGCCACTTTAGAACTACTTGTTCCGCTCCGATATGA
- the LOC111881222 gene encoding fructokinase-1 produces the protein MHQRTFDLNRHSPIPNYGVSYSHPLLYQNPRIRISDFKTNCYTHHNHVIRTHVPVNCISYGLDVSVSKHRRLSSVNFSGKKEFDVATLGNLCVDVVLNVPNLPPSSFDERKNYMEQLAKSPPDKKHWEAGGNCNMAIAAARLGLRCIVIGHVGDEIYGKFLLDVLEDEGINLIGMREDDDIINSSSSAYETLLCWVLVDPLQRHGFCSRADFSKEPAFTWLRALSDEVKTNIQKSKVLFCNGYGFDELPANLITHALEYAVEVGTSIFFDPGPKGKSLAIGTPEEREALAKLLRFSDVLLLTSEEAESMTGLDNPIAAGKELLSKGVRTKWVIIKMGSKGSILITKSGISCVPSFKVEVMDTVGCGDSFVAAIAFGYIHKMPLLHTLTIANAVGAATATGCGAGRNVANLQKVKQLIKESNLNEDNSFWNKLLDQNLNKKEDITILSKTTVNNGFFKHVTLQKVVSEVLHKLEVPLADRILSS, from the exons ATGCATCAACGAACTTTCGACCTCAATCGACACAGTCCCATACCCAATTATGGGGTATCTTACTCTCACCCATTATTATACCAAAACCCTAGAATAAGAATTTCCGACTTCAAAACCAACTGCTACACTCACCATAATCATGTCATTAGAACTCATGTCCCTGTTAATTGCATAAGTTATGGACTTGATGTGTCCGTTTCGAAGCATCGCCGTCTTTCTTCCGTCAATTTCTCCGGAAAGAAAGAATTTGATGTCGCCACCCTTGGAAACCTATGTGTTGACGTTGTGCTTAATGTTCCCAATTTGCCCCCTTCGTCCTTTGACGAACGTAAAAATTACATGGAACAGCTTGCTAAATCGCCTCCTGATAAG AAACACTGGGAAGCTGGTGGTAACTGCAACATGGCTATAGCAGCAGCAAGATTGGGACTTCGTTGCATTGTGATTGGTCATGTTGGGGATGAAATATATGGAAAATTTCTCTTGGATGTTCTTGAAGATGAGGGGATTAATCTGATAGGGATGAGAGAAGATGATGATATAATCAACAGTTCCAGTAGTGCATACGAGACACTTTTATGTTGGGTCTTGGTGGATCCTTTACAAAGACACGGGTTTTGCAG TCGAGCAGATTTTAGCAAGGAGCCTGCATTTACTTGGTTGAGAGCATTATCTGATGAAGTAAAGACGAATATACAAAAGTCAAAAGTCCTTTTCTGTAATGGCTATGGCTTTGATGAGCTTCCTGCAAATCTGATTACTCATGCCCTTGAGTATGCTGTTGAAGTTGGAACATCAATCTTTTTTGACCCTGGACCAAAGGGAAAGTCTCTTGCTATTGGGACACCTGAAGAACGAGAAGCACTTGCTAAGTTGCTGAGGTTTAGTGATGTTCTTCTTCTAACTTCAGAGGAG GCTGAATCAATGACTGGGTTGGATAACCCAATAGCAGCTGGAAAGGAGTTGCTAAGTAAAGGAGTCCGGACAAAATGGGTGATCATTAAAATGGGATCAAAGGGCTCTATTTTAATCACCAAATCAGGCATTTCATGTGTGCCTTCATTCAAG GTGGAAGTGATGGACACGGTTGGATGTGGAGACAGCTTTGTGGCTGCGATTGCATTTGGTTACATACACAAGATGCCATTACTTCATACATTAACAATAGCCAATGCAGTGGGTGCAGCAACAGCCACCGGTTGTGGGGCCGGGAGAAATGTTGCAAACTTACAAAAAGTCAAGCAGCTCATCAAGGAGTCAAACCTCAATGAAGACAATAGTTTTTGGAACAAATTACTCGATCAAAATTTGAACAAAAAAGAAGACATCACAATTCTGTCAAAAACAACTGTGAACAATGGATTTTTTAAACATGTAACCCTTCAAAAGGTGGTTAGTGAGGTTCTTCATAAGCTTGAGGTTCCATTAGCAGACAGAATATTGTCTTCTTGA
- the LOC111881281 gene encoding histone deacetylase HDT1, translating into MTYDVYANSYHGFDSGVEVRSGEAFEVKLRLGRYLHIKQVCLGKNKEEVGAPVIVKISVGDKVVEEVTLYNRKQPLQLLLRVYNKKFEISHTLSSGSVHFIGSVTKKPIYIYDVFESDTEEEEETTKSMQTSNSTPTTKECMDIVECFPGFEEDSLGYLQALHVFLKPSARENFMVPKADTTKMMFLKMLIQEQTANN; encoded by the exons ATGACTTATGATGTGTATGCAAACTCATATCATGGTTTTGATTCAGGTGTTGAGGTTAGAAGTGGTGAAGCGTTTGAAGTAAAGCTTCGTCTAGGGAGGTATTTGCATATTAAACAG GTTTGTCTTGGAAAAAATAAGGAGGAAGTAGGTGCGCCTGTTATTGTGAAAATTAGTGTTGGAGACAAAGTGGTTGAAGAAGTAACCCTTTACAATAGGAAGCAACCACTACAACTACTTTTACGGGTGTATAACAAAAAGTTTGAAATCTCACACACCTTGAGCAGTGGAAGTGTCCACTTCATCGGAAGCGTCACTAAAAAACCcatttatatatatga TGTGTTTGAAAGCGATACAGAGGAAGAGGAAGAGACAACAAAAAGCATGCAGACTTCAAATTCAACACCAACTACAAAAGAATGCATGGACATTGTGGAATGTTTCccaggttttgaagaagattcaTTGGGATATTTGCAAGCACTGCATGTCTTCCTAAAGCCGTCTGCTCGTGAGAATTTTATGGTTCCAAAGGCTGACACAACTAAGATGATGTTTCTTAAGATGCTTATACAGGAACAGACAGCAAATAATTAA